One Salvia hispanica cultivar TCC Black 2014 unplaced genomic scaffold, UniMelb_Shisp_WGS_1.0 HiC_scaffold_91, whole genome shotgun sequence genomic window, GGGACGGTTGAGCATGACTACGTGAAACGTCGGAAGCACTGGCAACGAGTTCAGAGGGACATATCGAAGTGGAATGGCAAGTGGACTAACGTGGTCTGGATGTGGCCGGGTGGATGCAGCGAGACGGACCTCATGTCGAAGGCCAGCGAGGAGTTCTATCTGGCTGGGAATAAACACTTCAAGTACTACGACGTCTGGAAGCTTCTCCAGAAGAGCCTGGATATCGCCGAACCCAgagtaattcttttttatttctttataatttttgagttttgaggccttctaattttttatttttatagtttagaatttttaattttcaaatgaataataaatttttaatattatagttgtttaatattttaatttatataataaaaaatagattatatttatgaatagTGCAATTTAATATTGCTTGTCCACTGTTGGGACTTGAGGCCTGATTGTACACAGTTGGGACTTTGAGGCCGGCCCCCAAACGGGTCATGGattttcaattcaaaaattaaattgagggATGACATACGACGTCGTCATTGCAGGCAACAGGCTCAAAATTAAATGCCTCTATACCGTGACGGCACCCGACACTGATCGCAGGACGATGCGGGCCCGACGAATAGGCATGGCCCAACCAACCCAATCCACTCAAATGAATATGAATTCTTCCTCCTCCCACACAAaaacagaataaaaaattaaaatccattttCGTATATTAGCTTTCTCCTCTTCTATAAATCCAacatcattattttctctcactaCAGTCGGCCATGAAAATTCCTTGAACTTGCCAATCTAGGCTACTCACTCGCCATGGTCTCCGTAGATGATTCACAGTCTAATCCAAACATCAATGCCCGTATCAACTACAACCAAGCTCGTCCCTACTACTACTACACTCCGCCGCCCTCATCCGCTACAGTTACCCGCTCTATGGGCCGCTCCATGCGCACAATCCGCTCCACCATCTTCGACACTGACCACTCCCTTCCGCTCTTCGACAAATCGCCCAACCTATCCGAGAATCTCACCGACTCCGTTATCGACCTACGCCTCGGCGAGCTCGCCACTAAATCATCTACCGATTCTAAGACCCACTCCGACGATACGCTCGACATCTCACGCGCCTTCACCGATTTCTCCGCCTGCTCCAGCGACATCTCCGGCGAGCTTCAGCGCCTCGCAACTCTCCCGGATCCCACTCTCAGTCAAGCCTCGGCCGCTGACCACAACCAGGAGCCTTGTTCCGGTTTCCTACAGAGAGAAACGTTTTCTACGGAGATAATCGAGAGCATCTCGCCGGAAGACCTCCAACCGACCGTCAAGCTCTGCGTCTACGGCTTGCAGTCTTCTTCAATTGCAGTCAAGAGGTCGGCGGCGGCTAAATTGCGGTTACTGGCCAAAAATCGGGCCGATAATCGGGCTTTGATTGGGGAATCGGGCGCGGTGCCCGCTCTGATTCCGCTTCTCAATTGCTCGGATCCTACGACGCAGGAGCACGCGGTGACGGCGCTGCTCAATCTGTCCCTCCACGACGGCAACAAGAGCGTGTTAATCAGAGCCGGCGCAGTCAAATCCCTAATTTATGTGCTGAAAACGGGTACCGAGGCGTCGAAGCAGAACGCTGCCTGCGCGCTGCTGAGTTTGGCTCTGGTCGACGAGTACAAGTTGTCGATTGGGGCTTGCGGCGCGATTCCGCCGCTGGTTGCGTTGCTGATAAACGGCTCGGTCAGAGGGAAAAAGGATGCGCTCACGACGCTTTACAAGCTGTGCTCCGTCTCGTTGAATAAGGAGAGAGCGGTGAGCGCTGGTGTCGTCAGGCCGCTGGTGGGGCTGGTGGTTGAACAGGGGAGTGGATTGTCCGAGAAGGCGATGGTGGTTTTGAGCAGCCTGGCGGCGATTGAGATAGGGCAAGAGGCGATCATTGAGGAAGGCGGGATTGCGGCTTTGGTGGAGGCGATTGAGGATGGGAGCAGCAAAGGGAAGGAGTTCGCAGTGCTGACTCTTCTCCAGCTTTGCGCCGAGAGTGTTAGGAACAGGGGATTTCTCGTCAGAGAAGGGGGCATTCCGCCGTTGGTGGCGCTGTCACAGAATGGGACGGCTAAAGCTAAGCATAAGGTCAGTTGATTGTTCTTTTCAAGATTTCAATACTTTTCAGTCTCAGTTAGATTATCgaattttatgtgtttttggGATGACCTGTTTTGCAGTATTCATTTGGGATCTTGGATATTTTTGCTATAAGTCAAACATAATTGCTACCAGATTACTCCCAAATCCGTTTGAACGTGTAATTATCCTAATTATTGAGAATGATTGTGAAAACGAGGGGACATAGATATGTATTTGAATCTATGATAAAAGGGAGCACCACTTGCTAATAATAATTGCAGTTCATGTCATAATCTTTCCTTCCAAAGGCTAAATGATCAGTTCCTTGATCTTGATGGGTTGGTGCTAATCTTGATTGTTTATAATTCTAGTCACTGGTGGTCTTGGTATCTTATTCTTGCATTATTTAGAGTATCTGTAACTGCTCAAGTGTTGCTTTCCTTGCTCGGCTACAATTTGCGTGTAGCTTTTCTAACgtttttatattaaaagcTGCCATTTTTCATGCTGTCATACTCATACAGTTGTAACTTACTCTGTTTTAACTCTTTTTTTCAGGCTGAAAGGCTTCTTGGTTACTTAAGAGAGCCAAGACAAGAAGCTTCTTCCTCAAGTCCATAAAAGGGTGGGAGAGGTATAATAAATGgcttattattatactatgcTTTTGTGATGGCTTGCTGTTGGCTGTATATAGCAAGTGTTTTCTTGGACTTGTACATAGAGTGGTTGagtaatttaaacaaaataccaagaaaaaacaaattaagaaGCTACTAGTTAGTGATAAGAAGCTGACCTTAGTAGttgtattttatgtttggTTGACTGGTTCTCTTCTGGGGAGGTCTTCACCCTGATCGGGTGATCCATCCCTTTTTCTGATAGCTccatttaagtatttttttttcctttcttgagAGTCCGGGTCCTCATCCTTGGTTTTGTTGGATGAGGCCCAAAGGTAGTCTGATTCGGATTTCAGACTAGGCATAAGTTTTAGTATGTGCTCAGGCTTACTTTGTTGTAATATCGATGTTGTATTTATGTTTTACGTTCATGTATCGGTGTGCAGGGGCGAGGAGGGGCTCCCTGCAAGCCCATTAGTTTGTATTGATGTGAATAATATCTCTTATATCTTGAGTACTAGActcttttatttactttcaGTTGAGTGGATGTGTGATCCTTTGACCTGTTTgtttataattgaaaaataaagtcGAATGTAGGAGAGATAAGGTGCTGGTTAATCTGAATTAAAGGGGGAAAACTATGGCAAGAATATGGTATGGAGTGAATTGAAACATAAGCATGGAGGTGGGTGGGGCCTGAGTCTCTGGTGTAAAGTTGGTCCACCAACAACATGCAGTCGTGCAATTTAACCATGATAGGGTCCAGCCACCGAACCCACACCCAGATTAAGTAGTTAGGTGGTGAatctccccctctctctctttgggcatcatttctttttttttttccttctctttatTATTATGGCCATAGCTGGCAGAAGCAGGTATATTTTGTCGCGCAGTCCATTTTTCTAATCCCAgcctttttatttatttatttttggtttttgttgcTAGTGTCGGTGTATTTAGGATGGGGCAAAAGTAGGAAACCATGGCATGCCCATCTTTATTCCCAACTTGGTAGATTCCATTTCATTGTCAAAGCTTTTACATTTGTACCTAATCATGaatttcactaatttaatcGAGTTCGAGTTTATTCCTTTCACCCTCTTAATAATCACCTTTTGTTTCAAGTTCAATTTCATCTGTTAATAGCTCAAGTAGATGGGCGATCAATACTCATGATAATGCAAATCTATCAAACTTATAAGCACTTGGTGGGCATAAATATATCACACTAGTAGAAAGTTAAAGCATAATAAACACAAACTAGTTGCGTTCAACCGCGTCGCCTTCATCCTTGGAAGAGCAACATAGCTTGGGTCTGAAACCCTTTTGCAGCATCTTCTCCACTTCCTCGAACTGCAGCCCCTTGGTCTCAGGTACCAGGAAATATATGGCTACGAGTCCGATAGCCGAAAATCCCGCAAACAACAGGAATGTGGCCGCCGGACCAAGCGTTTCTGTCAGAGTCAAGAAGGTCTCGCTCACAATGAGATTTGACACCCAATTCGATACTGCTGCGATCCCCCCTCCGATGCCTCTGTATTTTAGAGGATATATCTCTGAGTTGACGATCCACGGCACAGTTCCCATTCCGGGTGAGTAAGCTATGATGTACAAACCCAACAGAAGCACTGTGTATATCCCAAACTTGCTCGGACAACCTTGCGTGTACCACGTCCGATGTTCCGCCCCACACATGCCTTTTACTGCGTCCGTCACGCCCAAGCATGCTCCCGCACGATACTaatcacaaacaaacacaGGATTCATACAAGCCATACATAATAAGAtcttaaaatcttgaaaaaaaaagacttaCTTTTCCGTTAGCACAGAAGGCGCAGTCAGAGGAGGATTTGAGGCAAGTCATGCAGTTCCAGTTTGATGGCTGGGAGGCCTGGACATATTTATAACATGTGGCGTTCGCGCCAAAGTGAAGAGACTCGAGGCTAGTGACAGGCGGGGCGTGCTCGGAGGCCTGGTGGAATAGGGCAGCCAGCACGACGAGGCAGCTTATGATTCCAAACATTGATATGATCATCAGCTTTCTCCTCCCATATCTGTCCACGGTGAACATGCTCCCGATGGACCCGACTGCGTTTAGGCCGGAGGTGATGAGAGACAGCGCCATGGCTGTCTGCTTCGAAGCAAACCCTGCGAACTGGACTATAGTGGGACTGTAGTACATCACCGTGTTTATGCCTACAAACTGTTGAGCCACCTGCACAGTCACGCCTGCGTACAGCCCTCTACGCACCACGTCGTTACCCCAAATGTGCTTCATCTTTGCAATTAGAGTGTCTCCCATGGAACCTTCATCCGCCTTCTCAGCCTCGACCGATGTCTCCAAAGCCTTCATCTCGTCTTCAACTTCATCTGCAGGGTAGATTTTCTCCAAAATGCCCCTAGCTTCTTTCACATTTCCCTGATCAGAACATCAGGAATGTCACCATTTCTCCAACGAGAACGATCCCAACATATATCAAAGATGCAGGATAGTAATGTGTTACCTGCCGATATAACCATCTAGGAGACTCGGGAAGTGACAGCATTAGGAAAAACTGAAGGAGGGCCGGAAGTCCAGCTATACCGAGCATCCATCGCCACGTTCCTGGTGCCTTCAAACACATTCATTCATGTTAgtacaaaagaattaaattcaatgTTGGCCAAGGCTGGAAAACTACTTACATTGGTGAATGCCAGATTGATGAGATATGACAAGAATTGTCCTCCTGTGATCAGGAGGCCATTGGTGCTGACAAGTGCTCCCCTGATTCTAGCCGGTGATGCTTCCGAGATATAAAGT contains:
- the LOC125200340 gene encoding U-box domain-containing protein 4-like; the encoded protein is MVSVDDSQSNPNINARINYNQARPYYYYTPPPSSATVTRSMGRSMRTIRSTIFDTDHSLPLFDKSPNLSENLTDSVIDLRLGELATKSSTDSKTHSDDTLDISRAFTDFSACSSDISGELQRLATLPDPTLSQASAADHNQEPCSGFLQRETFSTEIIESISPEDLQPTVKLCVYGLQSSSIAVKRSAAAKLRLLAKNRADNRALIGESGAVPALIPLLNCSDPTTQEHAVTALLNLSLHDGNKSVLIRAGAVKSLIYVLKTGTEASKQNAACALLSLALVDEYKLSIGACGAIPPLVALLINGSVRGKKDALTTLYKLCSVSLNKERAVSAGVVRPLVGLVVEQGSGLSEKAMVVLSSLAAIEIGQEAIIEEGGIAALVEAIEDGSSKGKEFAVLTLLQLCAESVRNRGFLVREGGIPPLVALSQNGTAKAKHKAERLLGYLREPRQEASSSSP
- the LOC125200339 gene encoding inositol transporter 4-like codes for the protein MEGGVVKPDKTAFTDCWRISWQKPYIMRLAFSAGLGGLLFGYDTGVISGALLYIREDFTAVEKKTWLQETIVSMAVAGAIVGAGFGGVLNDKYGRKKSIMLADILFFIGAIVMAFSVAPWMIILGRIFVGLGVGMASMTSPLYISEASPARIRGALVSTNGLLITGGQFLSYLINLAFTNAPGTWRWMLGIAGLPALLQFFLMLSLPESPRWLYRQGNVKEARGILEKIYPADEVEDEMKALETSVEAEKADEGSMGDTLIAKMKHIWGNDVVRRGLYAGVTVQVAQQFVGINTVMYYSPTIVQFAGFASKQTAMALSLITSGLNAVGSIGSMFTVDRYGRRKLMIISMFGIISCLVVLAALFHQASEHAPPVTSLESLHFGANATCYKYVQASQPSNWNCMTCLKSSSDCAFCANGKYRAGACLGVTDAVKGMCGAEHRTWYTQGCPSKFGIYTVLLLGLYIIAYSPGMGTVPWIVNSEIYPLKYRGIGGGIAAVSNWVSNLIVSETFLTLTETLGPAATFLLFAGFSAIGLVAIYFLVPETKGLQFEEVEKMLQKGFRPKLCCSSKDEGDAVERN